A genome region from Bufo gargarizans isolate SCDJY-AF-19 chromosome 2, ASM1485885v1, whole genome shotgun sequence includes the following:
- the LOC122926504 gene encoding protein shisa-like-1a, with amino-acid sequence MDAKDNVACGFFVSFFPPHCSGKQCPRKAGTPEKMKRLNPANLLRLAVLLLNYLWRASTVNVRTCEGYPGQGDVYHSGFHCPRLTDSQEHMYCCWPGNDSLKYCCMHEEFESVMKVNLSEKLATYIYRSPLPLLGIGFYGLLILSLMVVDFIYYYRVNKTSFYNTLSHTWIGKHLILPLFQRNLEDGIQQRNKGVTARMTADARHDENRPLEANV; translated from the exons ATGGATGCAAAAGATAATGTTGCTTGCGGTTTCTTTGTATCTTTCTTCCCACCCCACTGCTCCGGCAAACAATGTCCACGGAAGGCAGGAACTCCTGAGAAGATGAAGAGGCTGAATCCGGCTAACCTGCTTCGCTTGGCTGTGCTGCTCCTCAATTATCTCTGGAGAG CTTCAACTGTTAATGTGCGCACATGTGAGGGTTACCCAGGACAGGGTGATGTGTATCACTCCGGCTTCCACTGTCCGCGATTAACTGACTCTCAAGAACATATGTACTGCTGCTGGCCTGGAAATGACTCCTTAAAATACTGCTGTATGCACGAAGAGTTTGAATCTGTGATGAAAGTCAATCTATCAGAGAAGCTCGCCACATACATTTATAG GAGCCCTCTCCCTCTGCTTGGCATTGGCTTCTACGGACTCTTGATCCTTTCACTGATGGTTGTAGATTTCATCTATTACTACAGAGTCAATAAGACTTCTTTCTACAACACGTTGAGTCACACGTGGATCGGGAAGCATCTTATCCTTCCTCTTTTCCAGAGAAACCTGGAAGACGGCATTCAACAAAGGAACAAAGGTGTTACGGCAAGGATGACAGCAGATGCCAGACATGACGAGAACAGACCTTTAGAAGCCAATGTGTGA